In Panthera uncia isolate 11264 chromosome B4, Puncia_PCG_1.0, whole genome shotgun sequence, one genomic interval encodes:
- the RASD2 gene encoding GTP-binding protein Rhes, which translates to MMKTLSSGNCTLSVPAKNSYRMVVLGASRVGKSSIVSRFLNGRFDDQYTPTIEDFHRKVYNIRGDMYQLDILDTSGNHPFPAMRRLSILTGDVFILVFSLDNRESFDEVKRLQKQILEVKSCLKNKTKEAGELPMVICGNKNDHGELCRQVPATEAELLVSGDENCAYFEVSAKKNTNVDEMFYVLFSMAKLPHEMSPALHRKISVQYGDAFHPRPFCMRRVKDVDAYGMVSPFARRPSVNSDLKYIKAKVLREGQARERDKCTIQ; encoded by the exons ATGATGAAGACCCTGTCCAGCGGGAACTGCACGCTCAGCGTGCCCGCCAAGAACTCGTACCGCATGGTGGTGCTGGGCGCCTCGCGGGTGGGCAAAAGCTCCATCGTCTCCCGCTTCCTCAACGGCCGCTTCGACGACCAGTATACGCCCACCATCGAGGACTTCCACCGGAAGGTCTACAACATCCGGGGCGACATGTACCAGCTGGACATCCTGGACACGTCCGGCAACCACCCCTTCCCTGCCATGCGCAGGCTGTCGATCCTCACAG GGGATGTCTTCATCTTGGTGTTCAGCCTGGATAACCGGGAGTCCTTCGACGAGGTCAAGCGCCTCCAGAAGCAGATCCTGGAGGTCAAGTCCTGCCTGAAGAACAAGACCAAGGAGGCGGGGGAGCTGCCCATGGTCATCTGCGGCAACAAGAACGACCATGGCGAGCTGTGCCGCCAGGTGCCCGCCACCGAGGCCGAGCTGCTGGTGTCGGGGGACGAGAACTGCGCCTACTTCGAGGTGTCGGCCAAGAAGAACACCAACGTGGACGAGATGTTCTACGTGCTCTTCAGCATGGCCAAGCTGCCCCACGAGATGAGCCCCGCCCTGCACCGCAAGATCTCCGTGCAGTACGGCGACGCCTTCCACCCCCGGCCCTTCTGCATGCGCCGCGTCAAGGACGTGGACGCCTACGGCATGGTCTCGCCCTTTGCCCGCCGCCCCAGCGTCAACAGTGACCTCAAGTACATCAAGGCCAAGGTCCTTCGGGAGGGCCAGGCCCGTGAGAGGGACAAATGCACCATCCAGTGA